Proteins found in one Corynebacterium sanguinis genomic segment:
- a CDS encoding glycerol dehydrogenase, whose amino-acid sequence MNTFTQDKMYTGPSRYVQGIDLIDRAAHYLKPLGSAPLIIADDVVWGIAGEKLQNSLRGDGMEATREVFGGEASMNEIGHIVETAGNGSTDVIIGLGGGKTIDTARAVADKLGLPVAIFPTAVSADAPTARVSVIYSDEGVFESYLFYDRNPDLVAVDTRVIANAPVRTLRSGLGDALATLVEARAVHRANGRRMDDSSRPTLAGLALAEKCEETLFAYAHQALKDNEEHIVSPALEAICEANTLLSGLGFENGGLAAVHAIHNGFTALDGDIHHMTHGEKVAFGVGVQLMLSGATNDEADRYFGFLQSVGLPTTLEEIHLGDATEEDLYKIAELACSSEETLKQMPGEHTTTDVVQAIRAADRYARSFRERNSK is encoded by the coding sequence ATGAATACCTTCACTCAGGACAAGATGTACACCGGCCCCTCACGCTATGTGCAGGGCATCGATCTGATTGACCGTGCCGCCCACTATCTCAAGCCACTCGGTTCGGCGCCGCTGATCATCGCCGACGACGTCGTGTGGGGCATTGCCGGCGAGAAGCTGCAGAACAGCCTGCGCGGTGACGGTATGGAAGCCACCCGCGAGGTCTTCGGCGGTGAGGCCTCCATGAACGAAATCGGTCACATTGTGGAGACAGCCGGAAACGGCTCGACTGACGTAATCATCGGCCTCGGTGGCGGAAAAACCATCGACACCGCGCGCGCTGTAGCCGATAAACTCGGTTTGCCCGTAGCTATTTTCCCCACCGCCGTTTCCGCGGACGCGCCGACTGCCCGTGTTTCGGTGATCTACAGCGACGAGGGTGTCTTCGAGTCTTACCTGTTCTACGACCGCAACCCCGATCTCGTCGCGGTGGATACCCGCGTCATTGCTAATGCTCCGGTTAGAACGCTGCGTTCCGGCCTTGGCGACGCCCTGGCCACCCTGGTCGAAGCCCGTGCGGTTCATCGTGCCAACGGCCGCCGCATGGATGACTCCTCCCGCCCGACACTCGCCGGCCTGGCCTTGGCAGAAAAGTGCGAGGAGACCCTCTTCGCTTACGCTCACCAGGCACTAAAGGACAACGAGGAACACATTGTCTCGCCCGCCCTCGAGGCCATCTGTGAAGCCAACACCCTGCTGTCCGGCTTGGGCTTTGAAAACGGTGGTCTCGCGGCCGTGCATGCCATCCACAACGGTTTCACGGCTCTCGACGGCGACATCCACCACATGACGCACGGTGAGAAAGTGGCCTTCGGTGTCGGTGTGCAGCTCATGCTCAGCGGTGCGACCAACGATGAAGCTGACCGCTACTTCGGCTTCCTCCAGTCCGTCGGCCTGCCGACAACACTCGAGGAGATTCACCTTGGCGACGCGACGGAAGAGGATCTGTACAAGATCGCCGAGTTGGCGTGCTCCAGCGAGGAGACCCTGAAGCAGATGCCGGGTGAGCACACCACTACCGATGTCGTGCAGGCAATCCGTGCCGCTGACCGTTACGCCCGCTCATTCCGCGAGCGCAACAGCAAGTAG
- the leuS gene encoding leucine--tRNA ligase, protein MTNATEGPAFRYTAAVANEIEQKWQRYWVDNGTFNAPNPVGDLATGGELPADKLNVQDMFPYPSGAGLHVGHPLGYIATDVFARYNRMLGKNVLHTLGYDAFGLPAEQYAIQTGTHPRTTTESNIANMTRQLDSLGLGHDRRRAVATTDPEFYRWTQWIFLQIYNAWFDEEQGKARPIEDLVRDLMTGARTTKDGRNFRDLTTAEKHAAIDEFRLVYLSDSMVNWCPGLGTVLANEEVTADGRSERGNYPVFRKRLRQWMMRITAYSDRLLDDLDLLDWPEKVKSMQRNWIGRSRGAEVAFVSPAGPITVFTTRPDTLFGASYVVLAPEHELVDALTTTSYPDNTNPTWTYGASTPAEAVAAYKRAIAAKSDVERQENKEKTGVFLGSYATNPVNGEQVPVFIADYVLTGYGTGAIMAVPAHDERDYEFAQVFSLPITPVLDSDVSDQAFTGDAPHINSANEEGLDVNGMGKDAAIEASISWLVAHGHGEERIQYKLRDWLFARQRYWGEPFPIVYDENGQAHSLPEDMLPVELPQVEDYNPVSFDPDDADSEPAPPLAKATDWVEVTLDLGEGEKTYYRDTNVMPQWAGSSWYQLRYIDPTNDEEFCALDNERYWTGPRGENDPGGVDLYVGGVEHAVLHLLYARFWHKVLFDLGFVTSREPYRRLFNQGYIQAYAYTDSRGVYVPAAEVVERDGKYFYQDQEVTQEYGKMGKSLKNAVAPDEIGREYGADTLRVYEMSMGPLDTSRPWATKDVVGAHRFLQRLWRLVVNEETGELRAAELELTGDDAKALHRTIAGVREDYENLRDNTVVAKLIEYVNYLTKTYSGQVPRGAVVPLVQMVSPLAPHVAEELWSRLGGAGTITFEPFPTFDDSLLVDDTVEIPVQINGKVKARVDVPTDADKDTIEAAALADARVSQLVAGKNVVKTIVVPGRMVNLVVK, encoded by the coding sequence ATGACCAACGCGACTGAGGGGCCGGCATTCCGATATACGGCGGCTGTGGCCAACGAGATTGAGCAGAAATGGCAGCGCTACTGGGTGGACAACGGTACGTTCAATGCACCGAACCCCGTGGGGGACCTCGCCACGGGCGGGGAACTGCCCGCCGACAAGCTCAATGTCCAGGACATGTTCCCCTACCCCTCTGGCGCAGGCCTGCACGTCGGCCATCCGCTGGGCTACATCGCCACGGACGTCTTCGCCCGCTACAACCGCATGCTGGGCAAGAACGTCCTGCATACCCTGGGCTACGACGCCTTTGGGTTGCCGGCGGAGCAGTACGCGATCCAAACCGGCACCCACCCGCGAACGACCACCGAGTCGAACATCGCGAACATGACCCGCCAGCTCGACTCGCTGGGCTTGGGCCACGATCGCCGCCGCGCCGTCGCCACAACGGACCCGGAGTTTTACCGCTGGACGCAGTGGATCTTCCTGCAGATTTACAACGCATGGTTCGACGAGGAGCAGGGCAAGGCCCGCCCGATCGAGGACCTGGTGCGCGATTTGATGACGGGCGCTCGCACCACAAAGGACGGCCGCAACTTCCGCGATCTCACCACCGCGGAGAAGCATGCCGCGATCGATGAGTTCCGCCTCGTCTACCTCTCGGATTCCATGGTCAACTGGTGCCCGGGCCTGGGCACGGTGCTGGCCAACGAGGAGGTCACCGCCGACGGTCGCTCCGAACGCGGCAACTACCCCGTCTTCCGCAAGCGACTGCGCCAGTGGATGATGCGCATCACCGCCTACTCGGATCGCCTGCTCGACGACCTTGACCTGCTGGATTGGCCGGAGAAGGTCAAGTCCATGCAGCGCAACTGGATCGGCCGCTCCCGCGGCGCAGAGGTCGCGTTCGTGTCGCCCGCCGGCCCGATCACGGTGTTCACCACCCGCCCGGACACCCTGTTCGGCGCCAGCTACGTCGTGCTCGCGCCCGAGCATGAGCTTGTCGACGCCCTGACCACCACCTCCTACCCCGACAACACCAACCCCACCTGGACGTACGGGGCCTCCACCCCCGCCGAGGCCGTCGCCGCCTACAAGCGCGCGATCGCTGCCAAGAGCGATGTGGAGCGCCAGGAGAACAAGGAAAAGACGGGTGTGTTCCTCGGTTCCTACGCCACCAACCCGGTCAACGGCGAGCAGGTGCCGGTGTTCATCGCTGATTACGTGCTCACCGGCTACGGCACCGGCGCGATCATGGCGGTTCCCGCTCACGACGAGCGCGACTACGAGTTCGCCCAGGTCTTCTCCCTGCCCATTACCCCGGTGCTGGATTCGGACGTTTCCGACCAGGCCTTCACGGGTGACGCGCCGCACATCAACTCCGCGAACGAGGAGGGCCTGGACGTCAACGGGATGGGTAAGGACGCGGCGATTGAGGCGTCGATAAGCTGGCTCGTCGCCCACGGCCACGGCGAGGAGCGGATCCAGTACAAGCTGCGCGACTGGCTCTTCGCGCGCCAGCGGTACTGGGGCGAGCCCTTCCCCATCGTCTACGACGAGAACGGCCAGGCGCACTCCCTGCCGGAGGACATGCTGCCGGTTGAGTTGCCACAGGTGGAGGACTACAACCCGGTGTCTTTCGACCCGGACGATGCGGATTCCGAGCCTGCTCCCCCACTGGCGAAGGCGACTGACTGGGTGGAAGTCACCCTCGACCTCGGCGAGGGTGAGAAGACCTACTACCGCGACACCAACGTGATGCCGCAGTGGGCCGGCTCTTCCTGGTACCAGCTGCGCTACATCGACCCGACGAACGACGAGGAGTTCTGCGCGCTGGACAACGAGCGTTACTGGACGGGCCCGCGCGGCGAGAACGACCCGGGCGGCGTGGACCTCTACGTCGGTGGCGTGGAGCACGCCGTGCTGCACCTGCTCTACGCGCGCTTCTGGCACAAGGTGCTCTTTGACCTCGGTTTTGTCACCTCCCGCGAGCCCTACCGCCGCCTGTTTAACCAGGGTTACATCCAGGCCTACGCCTACACGGATTCCCGCGGCGTCTACGTCCCGGCCGCTGAGGTGGTCGAGCGCGACGGGAAGTACTTCTACCAGGACCAGGAGGTCACGCAGGAGTACGGCAAGATGGGCAAGTCGCTGAAGAACGCGGTCGCACCGGATGAGATCGGTCGCGAGTACGGCGCCGATACCCTGCGCGTGTATGAGATGTCCATGGGCCCGCTCGACACCTCGCGCCCCTGGGCCACCAAGGACGTCGTCGGCGCGCACCGCTTCCTGCAGCGTCTGTGGCGCCTCGTGGTCAACGAGGAGACCGGTGAGCTGCGTGCGGCGGAGCTTGAACTGACCGGAGACGACGCGAAGGCGCTGCACCGCACCATCGCCGGCGTGCGCGAGGACTACGAGAATCTGCGCGACAACACCGTGGTGGCCAAGCTCATCGAGTACGTCAACTACCTGACCAAGACCTATTCCGGCCAGGTGCCGCGCGGCGCCGTCGTGCCCCTGGTGCAAATGGTCTCCCCACTTGCTCCGCACGTCGCCGAGGAACTCTGGTCGCGTCTCGGAGGTGCCGGCACGATCACGTTCGAGCCCTTCCCCACCTTCGATGATTCGCTGCTTGTCGACGACACCGTCGAGATCCCGGTCCAGATCAACGGCAAGGTCAAGGCGCGTGTCGATGTCCCCACCGATGCCGACAAGGACACCATCGAGGCCGCCGCGCTTGCCGACGCCCGCGTTAGCCAGCTGGTCGCCGGGAAGAACGTTGTCAAGACGATCGTGGTGCCGGGTCGGATGGTCAACCTCGTGGTGAAGTAG
- a CDS encoding dihydroxyacetone kinase family protein, with product MTHDDNDTAARTLRSFRNKPQDFPAEALGGMIASHPDAAWNPAGFIHRISDVVADSGEPAVAVISGGGSGHEPMHGGFVGAGMLAAACPGHLFTSPNAVQVAESTQWADQGRGVLHVVKNYTGDIMNFSVGARMDPKIQTATVVVAEDVATGTSDNGGPGRRGTAATILVEKVAGAAAKRGDDLEAVRAIAQWVADNSRSMAVAVAPGYLPTSGRDTFDLGAGEMEVGVGIHGERGVARETVTEAREVVDRILPPVVDSLGLKDGDEVICLTNGLGGSTLLEIHLIFGEVLAWLEKRGITVRRSLTGTFVTSVNMHGVSVTLTRCTDEVIELLDAPTSAPAWPRVLGREATFTPSEIRFTDKLPETGEENPWLTGFVERAQRGTDELTELDRIAGDGDFGANIDAAIGDIELPLRGSDQDILNGLAHRFLVRAGGTSGAVFGTLFTELARAIDTQLTTASLAAGLKNSFEAIHQLGGAEYGDKTMVDALFPAAQAVAQLADSTPAWQALDTACQAAADGVRRTRELTAKKGRASYLGETAKDVPDPGAILTTWFFGDAGSVESFR from the coding sequence ATGACGCACGACGACAATGACACCGCCGCCCGTACCCTCCGCTCTTTCCGCAACAAACCGCAAGACTTTCCTGCAGAGGCGCTCGGGGGAATGATCGCCTCCCACCCCGATGCAGCGTGGAATCCCGCCGGGTTCATCCACCGCATCTCGGATGTGGTGGCGGACAGCGGTGAGCCCGCCGTGGCCGTCATCTCCGGTGGCGGGTCAGGCCACGAACCGATGCACGGCGGTTTTGTAGGCGCCGGGATGCTCGCCGCGGCATGTCCCGGCCACCTCTTCACCTCCCCGAACGCGGTGCAGGTTGCGGAGTCGACCCAGTGGGCTGATCAGGGTCGAGGTGTTTTGCATGTGGTGAAGAACTACACCGGAGACATCATGAACTTCTCCGTTGGTGCGCGGATGGATCCCAAGATCCAGACAGCTACCGTCGTCGTGGCTGAGGACGTGGCCACCGGCACCAGCGATAACGGCGGTCCCGGCCGCCGCGGCACCGCCGCGACAATCCTGGTGGAAAAGGTCGCCGGTGCAGCCGCCAAACGCGGTGACGACCTCGAGGCGGTGCGCGCGATCGCCCAATGGGTGGCCGACAACTCCCGCAGCATGGCGGTCGCCGTCGCGCCGGGATATCTTCCTACCTCAGGCCGCGACACCTTCGATTTGGGCGCCGGTGAGATGGAAGTCGGTGTCGGCATCCACGGTGAGCGCGGGGTGGCGCGCGAAACAGTTACGGAAGCACGCGAGGTTGTTGACAGGATCCTGCCCCCGGTCGTCGACTCCCTCGGCCTGAAGGACGGCGATGAGGTTATCTGCCTGACCAACGGTCTTGGTGGCTCAACACTGCTGGAGATCCACCTCATCTTCGGTGAGGTCCTCGCGTGGTTGGAAAAACGCGGGATTACGGTGCGCCGCAGTCTCACGGGGACCTTTGTTACCTCGGTGAACATGCACGGTGTGTCCGTCACCCTCACCCGTTGCACAGATGAGGTCATTGAACTTCTCGACGCCCCCACCTCCGCACCCGCTTGGCCCCGCGTTCTCGGGCGCGAGGCGACCTTCACGCCGTCCGAGATTCGCTTTACGGACAAGCTCCCTGAAACAGGCGAGGAAAACCCTTGGCTTACGGGGTTCGTTGAGCGGGCCCAGCGGGGTACCGATGAGCTCACCGAGCTCGACCGCATCGCCGGTGACGGTGACTTTGGTGCCAATATCGACGCTGCGATCGGTGACATCGAGCTGCCTCTGCGCGGCTCTGATCAGGACATCCTCAACGGACTTGCCCACCGTTTCCTCGTGCGCGCAGGCGGAACCTCGGGCGCGGTTTTCGGCACTTTGTTTACCGAACTCGCACGTGCAATCGACACCCAACTCACCACGGCGTCACTGGCTGCGGGGTTGAAGAACTCCTTTGAGGCGATCCACCAACTCGGCGGTGCGGAATACGGCGACAAGACCATGGTCGATGCATTGTTCCCTGCCGCACAGGCCGTGGCACAGCTCGCCGACTCCACCCCCGCCTGGCAAGCGCTCGACACCGCCTGCCAGGCCGCTGCCGATGGAGTGCGGCGAACCCGGGAACTGACGGCGAAGAAGGGCCGCGCCTCCTATCTCGGTGAGACAGCCAAGGACGTGCCGGATCCCGGCGCCATCTTGACCACCTGGTTCTTCGGGGACGCGGGATCAGTCGAATCGTTCCGGTAG
- a CDS encoding IS30 family transposase: MKTSEVPEGMRRQWRADRALRPAMRSPGRPQPSRAVQRQFWRLIAAGVTTAEAALAVGVSVPVGSRWFRHAGGMPPLTLTEPTGRYLSFEEREEIAILRAQGRGVRSIARTLGRDPGTISRELRRNAATRSGKLEYRATVAQWKAQEAAKRPKTAKLVANLRLRDYVQDRLSGKVTGPDGTPVEGPVTPTWKGLNKPRRQDRRWATSWSPEQISHRLKLDFPDDESMRISHEAIYQALFIEGRGALKRELVACLRTGRALRQPRERSRNKPGGHVGAEVVISQRPAEAADRAVPGHWEGDLVIGTGRSAIGTLVERRSRATILVRLPRLDGWGEHPPVKNGPALGGYGAVAMNAALAAAITTLPQQLRKTITWDRGKELSGHAAFTLETGTKVFFADPHSPWQRPTNENTNGLLRQYFPKGTDLSRWSADDLEAVAHTLNNRPRKTLGWKTPAEVFGEALQSLKQAGVATTG; encoded by the coding sequence ATGAAGACCAGCGAGGTCCCGGAGGGGATGCGGCGGCAGTGGCGCGCGGACCGGGCGTTGCGGCCAGCAATGCGCTCTCCGGGCAGACCGCAGCCATCGAGGGCGGTGCAGCGACAATTCTGGCGCCTGATCGCGGCCGGGGTCACGACAGCGGAGGCAGCGCTGGCGGTGGGGGTGTCGGTGCCGGTCGGATCACGGTGGTTCCGTCACGCTGGCGGTATGCCACCGCTGACGTTGACGGAGCCAACTGGTCGTTATCTCAGTTTCGAGGAGCGAGAGGAGATCGCGATCTTGCGTGCTCAGGGACGCGGTGTCCGGTCGATCGCGCGTACCCTTGGGCGGGATCCGGGCACGATCAGTCGGGAGTTGCGCCGCAACGCTGCTACCCGCAGCGGGAAGCTGGAGTATCGCGCCACGGTGGCCCAATGGAAAGCCCAAGAGGCCGCGAAACGACCCAAGACCGCGAAGCTGGTGGCCAACCTGCGGCTTCGCGACTATGTCCAGGACAGACTCTCTGGGAAGGTCACTGGCCCGGACGGGACGCCGGTGGAAGGGCCGGTCACGCCGACGTGGAAGGGGTTGAACAAGCCTCGTCGGCAAGATCGACGGTGGGCCACCAGTTGGAGCCCGGAGCAGATCAGTCACCGCTTGAAGCTGGATTTCCCTGATGATGAGTCAATGCGTATCAGTCATGAGGCGATCTACCAGGCGTTGTTCATCGAAGGCCGCGGCGCGCTGAAGCGTGAGCTGGTGGCTTGCCTGCGAACGGGCAGGGCGTTGCGACAGCCCCGTGAGCGTTCCCGGAACAAACCCGGCGGTCATGTCGGCGCCGAGGTCGTGATCAGCCAACGCCCCGCAGAAGCCGCTGATCGCGCTGTTCCAGGACACTGGGAAGGTGACCTGGTCATCGGGACCGGCCGCTCTGCGATCGGGACCTTGGTCGAGCGTCGCAGCCGCGCGACGATCCTGGTCCGCTTGCCCCGCCTCGACGGCTGGGGCGAGCACCCTCCGGTTAAGAACGGCCCCGCGCTGGGCGGCTACGGTGCAGTCGCGATGAACGCGGCTCTGGCCGCTGCGATCACGACCCTGCCCCAGCAGTTACGCAAGACGATCACCTGGGACCGCGGCAAGGAACTATCAGGACATGCCGCGTTCACTCTTGAGACTGGCACCAAGGTGTTCTTCGCTGATCCGCACTCCCCGTGGCAACGGCCCACCAACGAGAACACCAACGGCCTGCTACGTCAGTACTTCCCCAAGGGCACCGACCTGTCCCGCTGGAGCGCAGACGACCTCGAAGCGGTGGCCCACACCCTCAACAACAGACCCCGCAAGACCCTCGGCTGGAAGACCCCCGCCGAAGTCTTCGGTGAAGCACTACAATCCCTGAAACAGGCCGGTGTTGCAACCACCGGTTGA
- a CDS encoding DUF202 domain-containing protein, whose translation MSIPVTDAGLQPERTAMSWTRTALAMMVCSMTLLRWSDSYPDVVFMAIVLLAVLAVVLIVFNRRMYRGQATELSHEHATPNAVGVALLTLMLVVLGGIGFALVLTQL comes from the coding sequence GTGAGCATCCCCGTCACCGACGCCGGGCTGCAGCCCGAGCGCACCGCGATGAGCTGGACGCGCACGGCGCTGGCCATGATGGTGTGCTCGATGACGCTGCTGCGCTGGTCCGACTCCTACCCCGATGTCGTGTTTATGGCGATAGTGTTGCTCGCCGTCCTCGCGGTGGTTCTCATCGTGTTCAACCGGCGGATGTACCGCGGCCAAGCGACGGAGCTGTCGCACGAACACGCCACCCCCAACGCCGTCGGGGTCGCGCTGCTGACGCTCATGCTCGTCGTGCTCGGGGGCATCGGTTTCGCGCTAGTGCTCACCCAGCTCTAG
- a CDS encoding integrase core domain-containing protein has product MLQPPVEPAQYRSVVYGESLAESKVVASVGSRGDSYDNAMAEALNSLFKAELIDRRSWPSLADVLVESSKWIGWYNNRRLHSSLDYRPPREVHQEWKILQAQAA; this is encoded by the coding sequence GTGTTGCAACCACCGGTTGAACCTGCCCAGTACCGCTCGGTCGTCTATGGTGAATCCCTCGCCGAATCGAAGGTGGTGGCCTCAGTCGGTTCCCGAGGTGATTCCTATGACAATGCGATGGCGGAGGCGTTGAATTCGCTGTTCAAGGCCGAGCTGATCGACCGGCGGTCCTGGCCGTCGTTGGCTGATGTTCTGGTGGAGTCCTCGAAGTGGATCGGATGGTACAACAACCGCCGGCTGCACTCATCATTGGATTACCGACCACCGAGGGAAGTCCATCAGGAATGGAAAATACTTCAGGCCCAAGCTGCCTGA
- a CDS encoding acryloyl-CoA reductase, with protein MDKTLLVTETGPEIVETRDDYAGEGDTLIDVTHSSVNYKDAMALGGLKGILREPNMVPGIDAVGTIIESPTVAPGTLVTVNGWGIGERRHGGYTPRLRIDASKVTRVPERFDAHTAAALGTAGYTAALSVAAFERATDGTELDGPVLVTGATGGVGSVAVSLLAARGYEVHAMTGRVDTHADYLSALGAKAIVDRGEYDEPGKPLQKSRYAGAIDTVGSAVLANVLSQLTWGGVATACGMAAGNDLPASVLPFILRGVHLVGINSVDAPNGLRVQAWDLLAQAVDVEQLLSYTSTVDLHGAIEVGDKLLAGEHQGRTVVTL; from the coding sequence ATGGATAAGACGTTGCTTGTTACTGAAACCGGGCCCGAGATCGTGGAAACGCGCGATGACTACGCAGGAGAGGGCGATACTCTGATCGACGTGACGCACTCGTCGGTCAATTACAAAGACGCGATGGCCTTGGGCGGGCTCAAGGGCATTTTGCGCGAACCGAACATGGTCCCCGGCATCGACGCGGTAGGCACCATCATCGAATCGCCGACCGTCGCGCCGGGCACGTTAGTTACCGTCAACGGCTGGGGGATCGGCGAGCGTCGTCACGGCGGCTACACCCCGCGACTGCGTATCGACGCCTCCAAGGTGACCCGGGTACCAGAGCGTTTCGACGCCCACACTGCGGCCGCCCTCGGCACCGCCGGCTACACCGCAGCCCTCTCAGTCGCCGCTTTCGAGCGCGCCACCGACGGTACCGAGCTCGACGGCCCCGTCCTGGTCACCGGGGCGACCGGTGGCGTCGGCTCCGTCGCCGTGTCGCTGCTCGCCGCGCGGGGGTACGAGGTCCACGCCATGACGGGACGCGTCGACACGCACGCAGACTACCTCAGCGCGCTCGGCGCGAAGGCGATCGTCGACCGCGGCGAGTACGACGAGCCCGGCAAACCACTGCAGAAATCGCGTTACGCCGGTGCGATAGACACCGTCGGATCCGCCGTTCTAGCCAACGTGTTGTCGCAGCTCACCTGGGGCGGGGTGGCCACCGCCTGCGGCATGGCCGCGGGCAACGACCTACCCGCCTCGGTGCTGCCTTTCATCCTGCGCGGGGTGCACCTGGTCGGCATCAACTCGGTGGACGCGCCAAACGGCCTGCGCGTTCAGGCGTGGGACCTTCTCGCGCAGGCCGTCGATGTGGAGCAATTGCTCTCGTACACCTCAACCGTCGACCTTCACGGCGCGATTGAGGTGGGGGACAAGCTCCTAGCCGGTGAGCACCAGGGGCGCACCGTGGTCACCCTTTAA
- a CDS encoding IS1096 element passenger TnpR family protein, with protein MIVSLLMTIEGSQPKVSRLVNVENSMHLGALSHVIDAAFGFSGGESHIYMSAGPGAREVFTTHPSEGELAEDGITVAEMKPMIYVYDPSANWNIYVEVLGTSRLDGPTPLLIDALGPDVVEACNGPTMMSKFHAEARRIAAGLDPDMEVAPLLLSFLPVMTPDRLLQRLTQADPVTVSERISFVAEDLMIDSASSIAEDPLTQQLATEFEDFLETRPDLMEIMSIDPSPEHNPALIAAMAGFFEDRLGEEPLVPEYPNLFRETVEAILGYFAEPVKLTATGALPSRVVRAVGQVLGYDTRSQRPRETSLPLLATTREILTEAGLLKNTQGRVRLGESGARLLSGGASLDELHLAMSHGFEETFGAREWRAVVKWIANENGIIASGPQRVPEDLAGTYDLLRALGVVEESVYPPGHYLTHGGHLLIQRMLELGEH; from the coding sequence ATGATCGTCTCGCTGCTGATGACTATCGAGGGCTCGCAACCGAAGGTCTCCCGCCTGGTTAACGTGGAGAACTCCATGCACCTCGGCGCGCTTTCGCACGTCATCGACGCGGCCTTCGGCTTCTCCGGCGGCGAGAGCCACATATACATGTCCGCCGGGCCCGGCGCGCGAGAGGTGTTCACAACCCACCCGAGCGAAGGGGAGCTCGCCGAGGACGGCATCACCGTCGCCGAGATGAAGCCCATGATCTACGTTTACGATCCCTCGGCGAATTGGAACATTTACGTCGAAGTACTCGGCACCTCGCGTCTCGACGGCCCCACGCCTTTGCTTATCGACGCCCTCGGGCCCGACGTCGTCGAAGCCTGCAACGGCCCCACCATGATGAGCAAGTTCCACGCCGAGGCGCGCCGTATCGCCGCTGGCCTCGACCCCGACATGGAGGTCGCGCCCCTGCTGTTGAGCTTCTTGCCGGTGATGACACCGGATCGGCTCCTGCAGCGCCTCACCCAGGCTGACCCGGTGACGGTCTCGGAGCGCATCAGCTTCGTCGCAGAAGATCTAATGATCGATTCCGCCAGCTCCATTGCCGAGGACCCGCTGACGCAGCAGCTCGCCACCGAGTTCGAGGACTTTCTGGAAACGCGCCCCGACTTGATGGAAATCATGTCGATCGACCCCAGTCCGGAACACAATCCGGCACTGATCGCCGCGATGGCGGGATTCTTCGAAGACAGGCTCGGCGAGGAACCGCTCGTCCCAGAGTACCCGAACCTGTTCAGGGAAACTGTCGAGGCGATCCTCGGCTACTTCGCGGAACCGGTCAAGCTCACCGCGACAGGTGCGCTGCCGTCGCGCGTGGTGCGTGCGGTCGGGCAGGTGCTGGGCTACGACACGCGCTCGCAGCGCCCGCGCGAGACCTCGCTGCCCCTGTTGGCCACCACCCGTGAAATCCTCACCGAGGCGGGGCTTTTGAAGAACACCCAGGGCCGGGTGCGGCTCGGGGAAAGCGGCGCGCGGCTGCTTTCCGGCGGCGCGAGCCTGGACGAGCTTCACCTCGCCATGAGCCACGGCTTCGAGGAAACCTTCGGCGCCCGCGAGTGGCGGGCTGTGGTGAAGTGGATCGCCAATGAAAACGGCATCATCGCCTCCGGCCCGCAGCGTGTCCCGGAGGACCTTGCCGGCACATACGACCTGCTCAGGGCGCTGGGTGTGGTGGAGGAGTCGGTGTACCCACCCGGGCACTACCTCACCCACGGCGGCCACCTGCTCATCCAGCGGATGCTAGAGCTGGGTGAGCACTAG
- a CDS encoding YidH family protein: MSEQRAWFTRAVFPDGDEPDPRFTLANERTFLAWTRTALAFLASGIALEAFAIPGIAPSLRTLVAAVVILLGMTISVGAALRWVRVERAMRHGRPLPAPAIIPVLGIGIFIASVVVFLGLL; encoded by the coding sequence ATGAGTGAGCAACGCGCCTGGTTTACACGCGCCGTCTTCCCCGACGGCGACGAGCCGGACCCGCGTTTCACTCTCGCCAACGAACGCACGTTCCTCGCGTGGACGCGAACCGCGCTGGCGTTTTTGGCCTCGGGCATCGCGCTCGAAGCGTTCGCCATTCCGGGTATCGCGCCGTCACTACGCACCCTCGTCGCCGCGGTTGTGATCCTGCTCGGCATGACGATTTCAGTCGGCGCGGCGCTGCGCTGGGTGCGCGTCGAGCGCGCGATGCGCCACGGCCGCCCGCTACCCGCGCCGGCGATCATCCCCGTACTCGGCATTGGCATCTTCATCGCCTCCGTCGTCGTGTTCCTGGGTCTACTGTGA